The window atttttaaagTTATATTAGCGCTAGCGAATATTAAATACATTTCCAAGTCTACTCCACATGTTATGTAAACAATTACgtaaaataattaaataaataaataaatacataaatacatacatatatatatatatatatatatatatatatatatatatatacatatttgtatgtacccttaaattttttttttttttttttttgcataTGTGTTTAATTCCATATTTATGTcccttttttatattgcAATAAGATATATTCGCGAGTTAGAGAAAAATGAccatattaaaaaaacgACAAcataaaagataaaatattatgtacatatatataattatatatatatattttttataatacgacatttattatataatatcataaCAAATGTTCATTCAttcattcattttatttatttatttatttttttttttttttgtgtgcGTGATTTAATGTAAACTGTATTTCCgaaaatttaaaatgtatatatttataaatttttccAAGATAAATGTATAAGAAAAGTAAAACAATAAatcaataaaatatatacatatatatatatatatatatatatatatatatttatttatttatttatttcatttttaaaaaacataacttttgtataaaatatgttaacATTTAAAAACTTGCAATATACATTGTGTTAACACATTGTATATTagttaaaatataaaaaataatacacaCACATGGCgacaaaataaaataacgTTGTACAACATcatttctatatatttggaatcaataaatataaatatatatatatatatatatatatatatatatattatatatatgtgtaacTGTTTCTAAAAAGTTATACAACTTTCATCATTTTCCCctttaattataaaaaattgtaaataaaattattttagAATAAAAGTCTAGAAgttcaaaatatattgtagACACTTTTCTTTAACTTCataagaaaagaaataaaaagaatgtGCAAATTTGTGCATATGCATTAGTCTGTACtaagcaaaaaaaaaaaaaaagaaaaaagaaaaaaaaaaaaaaggaaaaaaaaaataagataaaagaaaggaaagaaaaaaaaaaaaaaaaaaaacaaacagaaagaaaatttaaaaagtaaaaaatcNNNNNNNNNNNNNNNNNNNNNNNNNNNNNNNNNNNNNNNNNNNNNNNNNNNNNNNNNNNNNNNNNNNNNNNNNNNNNNNNNNNNNNNNNNNNNNNNNNNNNNNNNNNNNNNNNNNNNNNNNNNNNNNNNNNNNNNNNNNNNNNNNNNNNNNNNNNNNNNNNNNNNNNNNNNNNNNNNNNNNNNNNNNNNNNNNNNNNNNNNNNNNNNNNNNNNNNNNNNNNNNNNNNNNNNNNNNNNNNNNNNNNNNNNNNNNNNNNNNNNNNNNNNNNNNNNNNNNNNNNNNNNNNNNNNNNNNNNNNNNNNNNNNNNNNNNNNNNNNNNNNNNNNNNNNNNNNNNNNNNNNNNNNNNNNNNNNNNNNNNNNNNNNNNNNNNNNNNNNNNNNNNNNNNNNNNNNNNNNNAAAAAGTAGACAATCAGAAGAACAAAAATAAGTGTAaatgttattttttctattttgttctgtaattattttaaaaaaaaaaaaaattttttctcAACTTCTcaacttttttatttatgtaatattatataaggAATGTATATACTgaatgatttttttttttttttttttgttatgATAATTTTGATAAGTATGAAATagaagaataaaaaaaaaaaaaaaagaaataatgGATGTTTTAATTAGAAGTAATTTAATAGAGTTGATGATATATCATAAGTTTTGcctttatatatatatatatatatatatatgatgtTCTTAAacatacaaatatatatagttcATTCATTCTTCTGTATATAGATACATACAcatgtacatatatatatatatatatatatattttttttttttttttttttttttttttgtgtgaATCCATTTTGATGttcattttaatttttacCTTTTGTTGATACATGttacattattttaaaaacagTGTGCAATCTAAAAATGAACCCAGAGGAAAATACGTGCAACAACAAAAAAGGTGGAGGTAAAGACCAGGATGTGAAAGATTTTCTATATCagaatattttaaagaaaaattttattctttttaatatatttaaaggAGGGAAAAATTCGAAGAATGAAGAAGATATAAGTGAGAATCAAAATGATATAGAGGATATGTGTAATATATCTAgagatataaataataataataataataataatatgataaatatggatagaaatataaatgatacATCAAATGATGttaattatacaaataatatgatgaatccaaataatttatatgacataagtaaatataataatgactgtaatatatatgaaaataataaagaaaaattatttaataatgattattCCGGATTAATTGAAGAACAGGACCAAGAGgttttttcattttttgatatatataataataatatttattataatcttCAAAATAGtgatattattttaaataatgaagatgaggaatatattttatttttaaaatatatttataatgatttattatcttttatagAAAGCAATAaagattattatttaaataattcaaattACAATGATATGGAAgatttaataattaatatatgtggAACTATATGTCATAAAgcttttaataatataaagaaaatatttaacacatatgaagaaataaaaaaaaaaagaaaaaaatatcctAATCCACATATAATAGATAATTATATAgtaaaagaagaaaatattaatcataataaatatatacatattaaaaatgaaaagataGATAATCATATGTTTTGTCAGAATATATGTCATAACAAATCTAAGGTAAATTATTCctcatatttttttattcctCCCTTGGAATTTATAGTATCTCATCTTAATAAgttacataaaaaaaatacagaTTCTTATAACGATATTAATGAATTTCTTAAGAATAACGATtatcatacatataatttattgtctcaaaaagaaaaaggaaataataCCAATGTTTCTGAAGAGATAGAATTCTACCTTTCATGTCTTAACCTTCAGCACAACAAAGCAAACGATAAAACGAAACAAACAAATCAAATCGAAAATTTATACAAAATGGAAAATACATTTTCTATAAATCTAAACGATAATGCGCATCAACAAAATGGTAtagatgaaaaaaaaaatatatatgtaaaaaaagaTGATGTGGATAAAAAATACGATGTAGATAAAAAATACGATGTAGATAAAAAATACGATGTAGATAAAAAATACGATGTAGATAAAAAATACGATATAGATAAGAAAGATGATGTGGATAAAAAATACGATTTAGATGAAAAAGATGATGtggataaaaaaaatgatgtaGATAAAAAAGACGATTTAGGTGAACAAAGAAGAGAGcagaatatatatacccCCATGCAACACACAAATTCTGTATCATCTTGTAAGGAAGATAATTGTGTTAAAACTAAATATTATACACTCGAAGAAAGaactaatatatatagtgATAAAGATGATGTAAGTAATAACTCCTTTAATAAGGACCagaaatattatgaaaagaattatgaaaatataaataatgaaaataatcatgaagaacaaaaaaaaaattatttatatcatcttgacgaaaataaacatattaattatatgttatacaataaaaaggaacataaaagtaaaattcagagtgataattataaagatattTATGATCATTATGAAAATGTATGCCATTTTAAATCTTCTGTTTTAACTTCACAATCATCTGAGGAAGAGtctttaaaatataaacaaaaaacaaaaaggGAAATGCACAGGGatatattcttttcttcCTATCCTAGTAAAAGCAAAGATAACattgatataaatataaacaacATGTATAACAACACATATAATAacacatataataatatatataaagatgtatataataatacatataataataatgatgaagTTGAACAAGGGAATGGAGATAAAGATGGATATCAAAATGGAGATCAAGATGGAGATAAAGATGG of the Plasmodium reichenowi strain SY57 chromosome 11, whole genome shotgun sequence genome contains:
- a CDS encoding hypothetical protein (conserved Plasmodium protein, unknown function), with the translated sequence MNPEENTCNNKKGGGKDQDVKDFLYQNILKKNFILFNIFKGGKNSKNEEDISENQNDIEDMCNISRDINNNNNNNNMINMDRNINDTSNDVNYTNNMMNPNNLYDISKYNNDCNIYENNKEKLFNNDYSGLIEEQDQEVFSFFDIYNNNIYYNLQNSDIILNNEDEEYILFLKYIYNDLLSFIESNKDYYLNNSNYNDMEDLIINICGTICHKAFNNIKKIFNTYEEIKKKRKKYPNPHIIDNYIVKEENINHNKYIHIKNEKIDNHMFCQNICHNKSKVNYSSYFFIPPLEFIVSHLNKLHKKNTDSYNDINEFLKNNDYHTYNLLSQKEKGNNTNVSEEIEFYLSCLNLQHNKANDKTKQTNQIENLYKMENTFSINLNDNAHQQNGIDEKKNIYVKKDDVDKKYDVDKKYDVDKKYDVDKKYDVDKKYDIDKKDDVDKKYDLDEKDDVDKKNDVDKKDDLGEQRREQNIYTPMQHTNSVSSCKEDNCVKTKYYTLEERTNIYSDKDDVSNNSFNKDQKYYEKNYENINNENNHEEQKKNYLYHLDENKHINYMLYNKKEHKSKIQSDNYKDIYDHYENVCHFKSSVLTSQSSEEESLKYKQKTKREMHRDIFFSSYPSKSKDNIDININNMYNNTYNNTYNNIYKDVYNNTYNNNDEVEQGNGDKDGYQNGDQDGDKDGYQNGDQDGDKDRYQNGDQNGDKDGYQYGYQDEDQDEDQDEDKDIYQDGDKDGYQDIYQDEDPHDQYHPFHKTTDQNNCIYYNMDDVYYNKSFTTHKNITIPKKKNYSELNYLRDEDCFRQHTNYDTFFYSNFKKNIKNEKYSLLKKEENQKGVQSIKDDFSDIYFSCNLANDKLINTQGANKYNKKNYINKMINKYDDNYNNNQYHVYDKNDHMQSLKNHRDTIDVDTNDDDTNDLDISDEEVYYMNNKGIYMSNECKREMKNFNVSDHNVDNGSDNMSYHNVDNGSDNMSDHNDDNMILHNDDNMSLHNDDNIILHNDDNMSLHNDDDQEEEQEYSPNINFKNNIILNDGNDYKEIINNEIYELNNVKEEDECNIIKESYDIQSDDDDNNNININDDHKFYYRHIHSNINDNDEGSKNILKINEEEYQNKLQKLFIKKTVYENQDQRDFTKNENLHDDYYYFKYLNNKENTTDPYHYTKGCKKTNIQVTPSPFPQFLRDIQIYNIPQKKIRLKRTSIPLKKEEDKNKEQKYIYNKTKKKDRKKERSISVVREKENK